In Leishmania mexicana MHOM/GT/2001/U1103 complete genome, chromosome 22, a genomic segment contains:
- a CDS encoding putative ser/thr protein phosphatase: MEDKSRNLLSQLSGLRLSDGSIVGNRLGSGNTPPTLSAFSTRSTPTTTSPSNFPVSALPSHSTDALNGSLGKQERRGNRAPRADAKKDGESPTSSVTDKINRLLAQNKGSLGNSGAAASGSSGGNRDGGGTSILSSLAAQIGHSPSLSPRNGAASSTHTSTPTAVRTVPMSAASSSTVAVPKPRSVEVSTTMSATTPAAMTIPAAAESLNPKVMEFFTKAAGGSRPPPPLVEPTAALKSAIVIEEPKNGKATGGRKEKAAAAGAASSSSASSASAAAATASSNARSAHQPSSSTKAQRESTDQTNKFLVDAFGAIDNLDATKPIIRVAPEIPREGRYIIVGDVHGCVDQLEQLVEKVKYVKGKDCLFIIGDYVNKGPDSIGAVRACQRLGAYGVLGNHDYTLLRCCARMRRRPFTPDDLRDPVKRLAQKLPKDCEYYLRGLPHIVRIPRHNVLLVHAGLNLQHSLENQNVEEVMHLRRLEMVPNKPGMFKAIAKGVEGEPWAKLWNGPEMVIFGHDAYAGFQAHAHACGIDTGCVYGDPLTCVVYGQDSPAGEFFSVPGLPKLENEMKGLPPPSSDIYEQEDMDLEKLIIRPTTRATPAMMNGSADPRPVFLEAPLGYKEGEESSAVGASTTSTVKASNLMATVTSTNTVMTPTSTSPLRLSTPTCTANERLMATNTVNTREVQRATLLALSATRQLSAIAVLLAMPLYDQEIDAMLGSESADEVSQEAFWEPFTRLILVAAAEMPKNDVAALAGVEAALELAFDVCEEMEAVGRKLQPELKKFLQAERESPAWSKRIVKCAEMLVLA, encoded by the coding sequence ATGGAGGACAAGAGCCGTAATCTACTGAGTCAGCTGAGCGGGCTGCGTCTCAGCGACGGCTCCATCGTCGGCAAtcgcctcggcagcggcaacactCCTCCCACGCTCTCCGCCTTCAGCACCCGTTctacccccaccaccacgagtCCTTCGAACTTTCCTGTATCGGCACTGCCGAGCCACTCGACTGATGCGCTGAACGGGTCGCTCGGGAAGCAGGAGCGCCGCGGCAACCGCGCGCCACGCGCAGACGCGAAGAAAGACGGTGAGTCACCAACTTCGTCCGTCACCGACAAGATCAACCGACTTCTCGCTCAAAATAAAGGGTCCTTGGggaacagcggcgccgccgcgagtgGGTCGTCTGGTGGCAACCGCGACGGTGGGGGCACTAGCATTCTCTCGTCGCTGGCCGCACAAATTGGTCACTCCCCGTCTCTATCGCCCAGAAACGGCGCTGCCAGCTCGACACACACCTCGACGCCGACAGCGGTAAGGACGGTGCCTATGTCTGCAGCATCGAGCTCAACCGTCGCCGTACCAAAGCCGCGCTCTGTGGAGGTCTCCACAACCATGTCCGCCACGACCCCTGCTGCTATGACCATccctgctgcagccgagTCGCTCAATCCGAAGGTGATGGAGTTCTTCACCAAGGCTGCCGGTGGCTcccggccgccgccaccgctggtggagccgacagcggcgctgaagaGCGCCATTGTTATCGAAGAGCCAAAGAACGGCAAGGCGACCGGGGGCCGCAAGgagaaagcagcagcagcaggagcggcgtcTTCATCATCCGCATCAtccgcctctgcggcggctgcgacaGCTTCGAGTAACGCACGGTCTGCACACCagccgtcctcctccaccaaGGCACAAAGGGAATCGACAGACCAGACCAACAAGTTTCTGGTAGACGCGTTCGGTGCCATAGACAACCTCGATGCCACCAAGCCCATTATCCGCGTGGCCCCGGAGATTCCGCGTGAGGGACGGTACATCATTGTTGGCGACGTGCACGGCTGCGTGGAtcagctggagcagctggtCGAGAAGGTAAAGTACGTGAAAGGAAAGGACTGTCTCTTCATCATTGGCGACTATGTGAACAAGGGGCCGGACTCAATCGGCGCGGTGCGCGCATGCCAGCGCCTTGGCGCGTACGGCGTGCTGGGCAACCACGACTACACCCTgttgcggtgctgcgctcGCATGCGGCGTCGCCCCTTCACCCCTGACGACCTCCGCGACCCGGTAAAGCGACTGGCCCAGAAATTGCCAAAGGACTGCGAGTACTACCTGCGTGGTCTGCCCCATATTGTGCGAATTCCTCGCCACAACGTCCTCCTCGTTCACGCCGGCCTGAACCTCCAACACTCCTTAGAAAATCAAAATGTCGAGGAGGTGATGCACCTGCGCCGGCTGGAGATGGTGCCGAACAAGCCGGGCATGTTCAAGGCAATCGCcaagggggtggagggggagccATGGGCAAAGCTATGGAATGGGCCTGAGATGGTCATCTTCGGTCATGACGCCTACGCCGGCTTccaggcgcacgcgcacgcctgcGGGATCGACACCGGGTGCGTTTACGGCGATCCGTTGACATGTGTCGTTTATGGCCAGGACAGCCCCGCGGGCGAGTTTTTCTCCGTGCCTGGGCTGCCCAAGTTGGAGAACGAGATGAAGGGTCTACCCCCGCCTAGCTCCGACATTTACGAGCAGGAGGACATGGACCTCGAGAAGCTCATTATTCGACCTACCACGCGCGCCACTCCGGCCATGATGAACGGCAGTGCTGACCCTCGTCCTGTGTTCCTGGAGGCACCGCTGGGCTAcaaggagggcgaggagagcagcgccgttgGTGCGTCCACCACTTCCACCGTGAAGGCGTCGAACCTCATGGCAACGGTTACCAGCACGAACACGGTAATGACGCCTACCTCCACGTCTCCTTTGCGCCTCTCCACACCGACGTGCACCGCCAATGAGCGGCTCATGGCGACGAACACCGTCAACACACGCGAAGTGCAGCGGGCGACACTGCTGGCTCTCTCTGCCACGCGCCAGCTTTCCGCGatcgcggtgctgctcgcgaTGCCCTTGTACGATCAAGAGATCGACGCAATGCTAGGCTCGGAAAGCGCTGACGAAGTCTCACAGGAGGCCTTCTGGGAGCCCTTCACTCGCCTCATCCttgtggcggcagcggagatGCCAAAGAACGACGTTGCAGCACTCGCaggggtggaggcggcgctggagctcgCCTTCGATGTGTGCGAGGaaatggaggcggtggggagAAAGCTGCAACCGGAGCTGAAGAAATTTTTgcaggcggagagagagagccctGCGTGGTCCAAGCGGATCGTGAAATGCGCGGAGATGCTGGTACTGGCGTAG